In Fervidobacterium nodosum Rt17-B1, one genomic interval encodes:
- the dnaK gene encoding molecular chaperone DnaK, translating into MSKKEFVVGIDLGTTNSVIAWMKPDGSVEVIPNAEGSRTTPSIVSFTKSGEILVGEPAKRQLILNSDRTIKSIKRKMGSDYKVRIDDKEYTPQEISAYILKKLKKDAEEYLGGEIKKAVITCPAYFNDAQRQATKEAGIIAGLEVLRIINEPTAAALAYGLDKMEGERKVLVYDLGGGTFDVSILEIGGGVIQVIATSGNNHLGGDDFDQRIIDYLAEEFKKQYGIDLRNDKQALQRLRDAAEKAKIELSSKLETDISLPYITATAEGPLHLEMKLTRAMFESLTRDLVEKTREPIERALNDAKLKPQDIDEIILVGGMTRVPMVQKFIKDIFGKDPNKNVNPDEAVAIGAAIQAAILGGTEGAKDKDVVLVDVTPLTLGVEVKGGLLEPIIPRNTTIPVKKSKIFTTAEDGQTSVEVRVYQGERAMARDNIFLGSFQLVGIPPAPRGVPQIEVTFDIDSDGIVHVSAKDLGTGKEQSMVVTGRHQLNNEDIERMIKEAQMYEEQDKRKREEVELKNRADDTAYHIEKIIKENEDKIPVDTKSRLEEIIRDLRDAINKDDIAKIKMLYDDLQRESMKIGEYLYKQQAQGQTGSSAE; encoded by the coding sequence ATGTCAAAGAAAGAGTTTGTAGTTGGTATTGACCTTGGTACGACAAACTCGGTTATAGCATGGATGAAGCCAGATGGAAGTGTGGAGGTTATTCCAAATGCAGAAGGTAGTAGAACAACCCCTTCCATTGTTTCGTTCACAAAATCCGGTGAAATTCTTGTTGGTGAACCAGCCAAGAGACAACTTATTCTTAACTCAGATAGAACTATAAAATCTATCAAAAGAAAGATGGGATCAGATTATAAGGTGAGGATCGATGACAAAGAGTACACTCCCCAAGAAATCAGTGCGTACATACTCAAAAAGCTCAAAAAAGACGCGGAAGAATATCTCGGTGGTGAAATTAAAAAGGCAGTTATTACTTGTCCAGCTTACTTCAACGACGCTCAACGACAAGCAACAAAAGAAGCTGGTATCATAGCTGGGCTTGAAGTTTTAAGAATTATAAACGAGCCAACTGCCGCAGCTCTTGCGTATGGTTTGGATAAGATGGAAGGTGAAAGAAAAGTACTTGTTTACGACCTTGGTGGTGGTACATTCGACGTTTCTATTCTTGAAATAGGTGGAGGCGTAATACAAGTTATAGCAACGAGCGGTAACAACCACCTTGGTGGAGATGATTTTGACCAGAGGATTATAGATTACTTAGCGGAGGAGTTTAAAAAACAATATGGTATTGATTTAAGAAACGATAAGCAAGCTCTCCAAAGATTGAGAGATGCAGCAGAAAAAGCGAAGATCGAACTTTCTTCAAAACTAGAAACGGATATAAGCTTACCATACATTACAGCAACAGCCGAAGGACCACTTCACTTAGAAATGAAATTAACAAGAGCGATGTTTGAATCGTTAACAAGGGATCTTGTTGAAAAAACAAGAGAACCTATAGAAAGAGCCTTGAACGATGCCAAACTTAAACCGCAAGATATCGATGAAATAATACTTGTTGGTGGTATGACAAGAGTTCCAATGGTACAGAAATTCATAAAAGATATATTTGGAAAAGATCCAAATAAGAACGTTAACCCAGACGAAGCGGTTGCAATAGGTGCAGCTATTCAAGCGGCTATTCTTGGTGGTACAGAAGGTGCAAAGGATAAGGATGTTGTACTTGTTGATGTAACACCTTTAACACTTGGTGTGGAAGTAAAGGGTGGATTGCTTGAACCGATTATTCCAAGAAATACAACTATTCCTGTTAAGAAGAGTAAGATATTCACAACTGCGGAAGATGGTCAGACAAGTGTTGAAGTTAGGGTTTACCAAGGTGAACGTGCGATGGCGAGGGACAACATATTCCTTGGAAGCTTCCAACTTGTAGGTATTCCACCAGCACCAAGAGGTGTGCCACAAATCGAAGTTACCTTTGATATAGACTCAGACGGTATAGTACACGTTTCAGCTAAAGATCTCGGTACTGGAAAAGAACAATCGATGGTTGTGACGGGAAGACATCAACTCAACAATGAAGATATCGAAAGAATGATTAAAGAAGCTCAGATGTACGAAGAACAAGATAAGAGGAAGAGAGAAGAGGTTGAACTCAAGAACAGAGCTGATGACACAGCTTACCATATTGAGAAAATCATAAAAGAAAACGAAGACAAGATACCAGTTGACACGAAATCAAGACTTGAAGAAATAATTAGAGACCTTAGGGATGCTATAAACAAAGACGATATTGCGAAGATTAAAATGCTTTACGATGATTTACAAAGAGAGAGCATGAAAATTGGAGAATATCTCTACAAACAACAAGCACAAGGCCAAACTGGCTCATCTGCTGAATAA
- a CDS encoding aldose epimerase family protein: protein MFFGSIDKREFGATTEGIAVQEYTLVNKNGVMMKVLTYGGIIRELWVPDKNGNFVDIVLGFDSLEEYERNPGYLGALIGRFANRIAYGKFEIDGVTYQLALNDKGRPNALHGGYKGFNKKVWKAFDEITPNGPILTLKYFSHDGDEGFPGDLDVSVTYTLTNENELKIDYTATTNRPTIVNLTQHTYFNLAGGGKIYDHIVVLNADKYTPVNENLIPTGDIMPVEDTLYDLRKETRLGDAIEKLKNSNAKGYDNNFVLNSEFAAKVYEPSTGISMELYTTQPGLQFYTGNYLPGLNGKRGQNYDAHTGFCLETQHFPDSPNHENFPNTVLRPGEIYKHRSVFKFGII, encoded by the coding sequence ATGTTCTTTGGCTCAATAGACAAAAGAGAATTCGGTGCAACTACCGAAGGTATAGCCGTGCAGGAATATACATTAGTGAATAAAAACGGAGTTATGATGAAGGTCTTAACATACGGAGGAATCATAAGGGAACTATGGGTTCCAGATAAAAATGGGAATTTTGTGGATATAGTCCTTGGATTCGATTCTTTAGAAGAATACGAAAGAAATCCAGGTTATCTTGGGGCTTTAATAGGAAGATTCGCAAATAGAATAGCTTACGGAAAATTTGAAATAGATGGCGTAACTTATCAATTGGCTTTGAACGATAAAGGAAGGCCAAACGCTTTACACGGCGGATATAAGGGATTCAATAAAAAAGTTTGGAAAGCTTTTGATGAGATAACGCCAAACGGCCCAATCCTAACTTTGAAATATTTTAGCCATGATGGTGACGAAGGCTTCCCAGGGGACTTAGATGTTTCTGTTACTTACACACTAACAAACGAGAACGAGCTTAAAATTGATTACACGGCCACAACAAATAGACCTACGATAGTTAATCTCACCCAACATACCTATTTTAACTTAGCTGGTGGTGGAAAAATATACGATCATATTGTTGTTTTGAATGCCGATAAATACACGCCTGTTAATGAAAATCTAATTCCAACTGGTGATATTATGCCTGTTGAAGATACTTTATACGATTTGAGGAAGGAAACAAGGCTTGGAGACGCAATAGAAAAATTGAAAAATTCAAATGCTAAAGGTTACGACAACAACTTCGTATTGAATTCTGAATTTGCCGCGAAAGTATATGAACCATCAACTGGTATATCAATGGAACTCTACACGACTCAGCCAGGTCTTCAATTCTATACAGGTAATTATTTGCCGGGATTAAATGGAAAAAGAGGACAGAATTACGATGCACATACGGGATTTTGTCTTGAAACACAACATTTTCCAGATTCACCAAACCATGAAAACTTCCCAAACACGGTGCTAAGACCGGGAGAAATTTATAAGCATCGTTCTGTTTTTAAGTTTGGTATCATTTAA
- a CDS encoding ferritin family protein: MPEFSNAFSGLKSERKLTHEELIRAIRFMIAAEYEAIQLYMQLAESTDNELAKEVLIDIANEERVHAGEFLRLLKELDPEEEKFYEEGAKEVEEEIEKFKNKK; encoded by the coding sequence ATGCCAGAATTTTCTAATGCGTTTTCTGGATTAAAATCTGAAAGAAAATTAACTCATGAAGAATTAATAAGGGCAATTCGCTTTATGATTGCGGCTGAGTATGAGGCAATTCAACTTTACATGCAATTAGCTGAATCTACAGATAATGAGTTAGCTAAAGAAGTTCTGATCGATATCGCAAACGAAGAGAGGGTTCACGCTGGGGAATTCCTAAGACTTCTGAAAGAGTTAGACCCAGAAGAAGAAAAATTTTACGAAGAAGGTGCTAAAGAGGTAGAAGAAGAGATAGAAAAATTTAAAAATAAAAAATAA
- a CDS encoding M3 family oligoendopeptidase, translating into MRWNLSNIYPSFDSESFKNDLQRIDKELSGFLNWMDENLINEGNGLEAKLEYVINKLNELSLLAGKLYNYASLTLSANANDETAAKYLDIIRSKFVNLSLARTKLRKFLKNVEIDFSNLKSETLKSHKFFIEEQKILSKYLLSENEEKIISLMRLTGGNAWNNLYEKTTSNLLCEVEINGELKKLPLMRVRNMAYDESAEIRKKAYEAELKACENASQVVAQCLNSIKGEFLTEVNLRGYSSPLEPMLMENRISKETFDAMMSAVKGSMPILRKYLRKKAELLGHKNGLPWYDLFAPIGGYNKKWSFDEARKFIVEKLSNFSDELGKFIDNAFENHWIDAETRPGKRGGAFCSSVKALKESRILMSFDGTLDNVLTLAHELGHAFHNYCLKDETPLNSTTPATLAETASIFNETLLMNQIKNEATLKDEKLALLDKELSDAVQIIIDIYSRFLFESEVFERRKSRPISVEEFKEIMLKAQKEAYGEGLDENYMHPYMWLVKPHYYSPTFHFYNFPYTFGMLFGLGVYSMKDNPNFFEMYKKLLSSTGKGTAEEVAMSVGIDIQKEEFWKNSLSVIEKAVDEFVRFE; encoded by the coding sequence ATGAGGTGGAATTTGAGCAATATTTATCCTTCTTTTGATTCTGAGAGTTTCAAAAATGATTTGCAAAGAATCGATAAAGAACTTTCTGGTTTTCTTAATTGGATGGATGAAAACTTAATAAACGAAGGCAATGGGTTGGAAGCCAAATTGGAATATGTTATAAACAAACTCAATGAATTGTCCTTGCTCGCTGGGAAGTTATATAATTATGCAAGCTTAACTTTAAGTGCTAATGCAAACGATGAAACTGCAGCAAAGTATCTTGATATTATCAGGAGCAAATTTGTAAATCTTTCATTGGCAAGGACAAAATTGAGAAAATTTTTGAAGAACGTAGAGATAGACTTTTCAAATTTAAAATCAGAGACGCTTAAATCTCATAAATTTTTTATTGAAGAACAAAAAATACTCTCTAAATACCTTCTTTCAGAAAATGAAGAAAAAATAATCAGCCTTATGAGACTTACCGGAGGCAACGCTTGGAACAATCTATATGAAAAGACGACATCAAATCTTCTTTGTGAAGTTGAAATAAACGGCGAATTGAAAAAACTGCCATTGATGCGCGTTAGAAACATGGCTTATGACGAATCAGCTGAAATTAGAAAGAAAGCCTACGAGGCAGAGTTAAAAGCTTGTGAAAATGCTTCGCAAGTTGTTGCACAATGTTTAAATAGCATAAAAGGAGAGTTTTTAACGGAAGTGAACCTTAGAGGATATTCATCACCTCTTGAACCAATGCTCATGGAAAATAGGATATCCAAAGAAACTTTTGATGCGATGATGAGTGCAGTTAAAGGAAGTATGCCTATACTTAGGAAGTATCTTAGAAAAAAAGCCGAGTTACTTGGCCACAAGAACGGCCTTCCATGGTACGACCTTTTCGCTCCTATAGGAGGATACAATAAGAAATGGTCATTTGATGAGGCAAGGAAATTCATTGTGGAAAAACTTTCGAACTTTTCGGATGAGCTTGGGAAATTTATAGACAATGCTTTTGAAAATCATTGGATTGATGCTGAAACACGTCCTGGGAAACGCGGAGGGGCTTTCTGCTCATCGGTGAAAGCGCTCAAAGAGTCGAGAATACTAATGAGCTTTGATGGGACGTTAGATAATGTCTTAACATTGGCTCACGAACTAGGTCATGCATTCCATAACTACTGCTTAAAGGATGAAACGCCTTTGAACAGTACAACTCCAGCTACACTAGCGGAGACAGCATCTATATTCAACGAGACTTTGCTGATGAACCAAATAAAAAATGAAGCAACCTTAAAGGATGAAAAATTAGCACTCCTCGACAAAGAACTTTCGGATGCCGTACAGATAATTATAGACATATACAGCAGATTTTTATTTGAGAGTGAAGTATTCGAAAGAAGGAAATCTAGACCTATAAGTGTTGAAGAATTTAAAGAAATAATGCTTAAAGCACAAAAAGAAGCATACGGTGAAGGGTTAGACGAAAATTACATGCATCCATACATGTGGCTTGTTAAACCTCATTATTACTCTCCGACATTCCATTTTTACAATTTCCCGTATACATTCGGAATGCTCTTTGGATTGGGTGTGTACAGTATGAAAGATAATCCTAACTTCTTTGAAATGTATAAGAAACTTCTTTCTTCAACTGGTAAGGGAACAGCGGAAGAAGTTGCGATGAGCGTTGGAATAGATATTCAAAAAGAGGAATTTTGGAAAAACTCACTCTCAGTAATAGAAAAAGCTGTAGACGAATTTGTAAGATTTGAGTGA
- the panB gene encoding 3-methyl-2-oxobutanoate hydroxymethyltransferase has translation MNTKKIIDMKGKEPITMITAYDYPTARIASEAGIDIILVGDSLGNVILGYDSTIPVTMEDMLMHIKAVRRGAPDAFIVGDMPFLSYEISPEKAVENAGLMLKAGANAIKLEGGEPYAETIRRIINAGIPVMGHLGFTPQSVNLLGGHKVQGKTPESREKLLKDAKILEEVGCFSIVLELVVEQVAKEITENVKIPTIGIGAGRHCDGQVLVFHDIVGLTTMDLKFVKRYANTYEIMLNAVKSYKTEVKNKVFPSKDNIFE, from the coding sequence ATTAATACAAAAAAGATAATAGATATGAAAGGAAAAGAACCAATAACTATGATAACTGCATACGACTATCCAACCGCAAGAATCGCTAGTGAAGCAGGAATAGATATAATCCTTGTTGGCGATTCGTTGGGTAACGTTATACTTGGTTACGATAGTACTATCCCAGTAACGATGGAAGATATGTTAATGCACATAAAAGCTGTGAGAAGAGGCGCGCCAGATGCGTTTATAGTTGGTGATATGCCGTTTTTATCCTACGAAATTAGTCCAGAAAAAGCTGTTGAAAATGCTGGCTTAATGTTAAAAGCTGGTGCAAATGCTATAAAGTTGGAAGGCGGAGAGCCATATGCTGAAACGATAAGGCGTATAATCAATGCTGGAATACCCGTAATGGGGCATTTAGGCTTCACGCCCCAATCTGTAAATTTATTAGGTGGACATAAAGTTCAAGGAAAGACTCCCGAGAGCCGTGAAAAACTCTTAAAAGATGCAAAAATACTCGAAGAAGTGGGGTGTTTTTCGATAGTACTCGAGCTTGTTGTAGAACAAGTAGCAAAAGAGATTACAGAAAATGTAAAAATACCTACCATAGGCATAGGAGCTGGTAGGCACTGTGATGGACAAGTATTGGTATTCCACGATATTGTTGGATTAACCACCATGGATTTAAAATTTGTAAAAAGATACGCAAATACATACGAGATAATGCTAAACGCGGTTAAATCTTACAAAACCGAAGTCAAAAACAAGGTTTTCCCGAGTAAAGATAATATATTTGAATGA
- a CDS encoding AI-2E family transporter, translating to MKLSIRQQALLIILIYALIMFIAFAAFKTLLHVFVFSLVSVLVVNFLLRVLMRIKVPYPIAVTLSLLIYFGVLIYAFVNIIPPVFKQVNSFYEFMKNILDSKYWENYLVDNPELSEIIGKIAEWASPKINELITTLAVNLAKSVPNFLVVIFYSILFTVYITIYTNWTTKSLPGLFPKKVRGLVEDFLKKLGIALSSYVDVLLLGAFIVSIAFYILFSFYLPEYKILLAFWGFVTNFIPIVGVVIEWIPILIVSLGLGLKNFIIVNIVVMLIHLGAFLFFIFIMKKRADINPVLMLIFIFLVGILYGLVGTFFAVPVAIFFVTLWNEFVKNELEI from the coding sequence ATGAAATTGAGCATTAGACAACAAGCTTTGTTAATTATACTAATATACGCTCTCATAATGTTTATTGCTTTTGCGGCATTTAAAACTCTGCTTCATGTTTTTGTATTTTCTCTTGTTTCTGTATTAGTGGTCAATTTCTTGCTTAGAGTTTTAATGAGAATAAAAGTTCCTTATCCAATTGCTGTAACGCTTTCATTGTTGATATATTTTGGCGTGCTGATATATGCATTTGTAAACATTATTCCTCCTGTTTTTAAGCAGGTGAATTCTTTTTATGAGTTTATGAAAAATATATTAGATTCGAAATACTGGGAGAATTATTTAGTTGATAATCCAGAGCTATCTGAGATAATTGGAAAAATTGCCGAATGGGCTAGTCCAAAAATAAACGAACTAATCACTACGTTGGCTGTAAATCTTGCTAAAAGTGTTCCTAATTTCTTAGTGGTAATATTTTATAGCATACTTTTTACCGTTTACATAACTATATATACTAATTGGACTACAAAATCGTTACCTGGATTATTTCCAAAAAAAGTCAGGGGACTTGTTGAAGATTTTCTAAAAAAACTTGGCATTGCTTTGTCAAGTTACGTTGATGTTTTGCTACTTGGAGCATTTATAGTTTCGATAGCATTCTACATACTATTTAGTTTTTATTTGCCTGAATACAAAATCTTACTCGCTTTTTGGGGGTTTGTTACAAACTTTATACCCATTGTTGGTGTTGTTATCGAATGGATTCCAATATTGATTGTTAGTCTTGGACTTGGATTGAAAAATTTCATAATTGTAAACATTGTTGTTATGCTCATACACTTAGGCGCATTTTTGTTCTTTATCTTTATAATGAAAAAACGCGCGGATATAAATCCGGTTTTGATGCTTATATTTATTTTCTTAGTTGGAATTTTATACGGGCTTGTTGGAACATTTTTTGCAGTGCCGGTCGCTATATTCTTTGTTACACTGTGGAATGAATTTGTAAAAAATGAACTGGAAATTTAG
- a CDS encoding asparaginase yields MGNAKRKKIVIVSTGGTIAMIKKGRTVVPFDKGNALVTDIPELYDIADIEVYEFSNVPSPYMTPNTMWELAKKIDEFLEEKGYDGVVVTHGTDTLEETAYFLDLVLKTEKPVVLTASMRNIGELSTDGPRNVLSSVMVAACDESYGMGVVVCLNDEIHAAREVTKTYTSNVATFDSPGYGPLGIVDENNVIYIRKSLTREKIITDKIEEKVAIVKTFTGDDGSILRAVYNMGYKGIVLEGFGRGNVPPQLSDVVEEITKNGVPIIVTSRCFKGRVYPIYGYTGGGADLRKRGAILSEHPLAQKARIKLMVVLGKTNNLEEVRKHFEKHIGGPVNEIEH; encoded by the coding sequence ATGGGAAACGCAAAGAGGAAGAAAATCGTTATTGTTAGCACCGGTGGAACAATTGCGATGATAAAAAAGGGGAGGACAGTTGTACCTTTTGATAAAGGGAACGCACTTGTGACAGATATACCAGAACTTTATGATATAGCAGATATAGAAGTTTACGAATTTTCTAATGTACCGAGTCCTTATATGACTCCAAATACCATGTGGGAACTTGCAAAAAAAATAGACGAATTTCTTGAAGAAAAAGGTTACGATGGAGTGGTTGTAACTCACGGTACGGATACATTAGAAGAAACAGCTTATTTTCTTGACTTAGTATTAAAAACTGAAAAACCGGTTGTTTTAACAGCATCGATGAGAAATATAGGTGAACTTAGCACAGATGGGCCAAGGAACGTTCTCTCATCAGTGATGGTTGCGGCTTGTGACGAATCGTACGGTATGGGTGTTGTTGTATGCCTTAACGATGAGATACATGCAGCAAGGGAAGTAACAAAAACTTATACGAGCAACGTTGCGACATTTGACTCTCCAGGTTACGGACCACTGGGAATAGTTGACGAAAATAACGTTATCTACATTAGAAAATCACTTACAAGAGAAAAGATAATAACGGATAAAATAGAAGAAAAAGTTGCGATTGTTAAGACATTTACCGGTGATGATGGCTCAATTCTAAGAGCGGTTTATAATATGGGTTACAAAGGCATTGTTCTTGAGGGGTTTGGAAGAGGAAATGTACCTCCTCAACTTTCCGATGTGGTTGAAGAAATTACTAAGAATGGTGTGCCAATCATTGTTACATCAAGATGTTTTAAAGGAAGAGTTTATCCTATATATGGCTATACTGGAGGAGGGGCAGATTTACGAAAAAGAGGCGCTATATTGAGTGAACACCCATTGGCTCAAAAAGCAAGGATAAAATTGATGGTTGTACTTGGAAAAACAAATAATTTAGAAGAGGTAAGAAAACATTTTGAAAAACACATAGGAGGTCCGGTGAATGAAATTGAGCATTAG
- a CDS encoding rhomboid family intramembrane serine protease — MFPLYDTIPSIRKPFVNIMIIIVNVIVFAYELMISSMDWSGEVLEGFFRTFGFVPEKMFYAFPIVAMFTHMFVHGGWSHIIGNMWFLKIFGDNVEDAMGHFKFFIFYITGGLFALFFHVIFNPFSPYPLVGASGAISAVMGAYFVLFYYSRIVSLVFLILPFIVEIPAFIYLPYWFIIQVLNGLLADVTGTGVAYWAHAGGFIYGVIVGMRVRKKRYWY, encoded by the coding sequence ATGTTTCCGCTGTACGATACTATCCCTAGTATACGTAAGCCTTTTGTGAACATAATGATAATAATTGTGAACGTAATCGTTTTTGCTTATGAACTCATGATTTCGAGTATGGATTGGTCTGGGGAAGTATTAGAAGGATTTTTTCGCACATTTGGTTTTGTCCCAGAAAAGATGTTTTACGCTTTTCCAATTGTTGCGATGTTTACACACATGTTTGTTCATGGTGGTTGGTCTCACATAATTGGTAATATGTGGTTTTTGAAGATATTTGGTGACAATGTTGAAGACGCAATGGGTCATTTCAAGTTTTTTATTTTTTACATCACCGGTGGGCTTTTTGCTCTCTTCTTCCATGTAATTTTTAACCCATTCTCACCATATCCACTTGTTGGTGCATCTGGTGCAATCTCAGCTGTAATGGGGGCTTATTTTGTATTATTTTATTATTCAAGAATAGTTTCTCTTGTCTTTTTGATTTTGCCGTTTATCGTTGAAATTCCAGCTTTTATTTACCTTCCATATTGGTTTATAATACAAGTGTTGAATGGTTTGCTAGCTGACGTGACAGGTACAGGGGTTGCTTATTGGGCACATGCAGGAGGTTTTATATACGGTGTGATAGTAGGTATGAGAGTTAGAAAGAAAAGATATTGGTACTAA
- a CDS encoding YdcF family protein, with product MFLLLFALYFKKRKKLAFLFLSFALVFYFLTSNLFAYLISKTFVLKDTEDKGIFIVVLGGGVDEFSNNVEIGKHTLRRLYKALELYKNRPRKIIVTGGIIDKGVPEALIMKNVLLNFGVPEEDIILGSKARNTFENGKCTFELIGDVPITLVTSTIHMKRSLFVFRKFFKDVSFVSADVPVDFRNSYLDYIPSANAFYSLCNFSHELFGMIQYKLLYAK from the coding sequence GTGTTTTTATTATTGTTTGCACTTTACTTTAAAAAGAGAAAAAAATTGGCTTTTTTATTTTTATCATTTGCTTTGGTTTTTTATTTTCTAACATCTAATTTGTTTGCCTATTTAATTTCAAAAACTTTTGTTTTAAAAGACACCGAAGATAAAGGTATATTTATAGTTGTTTTAGGAGGCGGTGTTGACGAATTTTCAAATAATGTTGAGATAGGTAAGCATACTTTAAGACGACTGTACAAAGCTTTGGAGTTATACAAAAATAGACCAAGAAAAATAATCGTTACTGGTGGAATAATCGATAAAGGGGTTCCCGAAGCTCTTATTATGAAAAATGTACTTTTAAATTTTGGAGTACCCGAAGAGGATATAATTTTAGGATCAAAAGCAAGGAATACATTCGAAAACGGTAAGTGTACATTCGAACTTATCGGTGATGTACCGATAACTTTAGTGACAAGTACAATACATATGAAAAGAAGCCTTTTTGTTTTTAGAAAGTTTTTTAAAGATGTAAGTTTTGTAAGCGCAGATGTGCCGGTTGATTTTAGAAATTCTTATCTCGATTATATACCATCTGCTAATGCGTTTTATTCACTTTGCAATTTTTCCCATGAATTATTTGGGATGATACAGTACAAGTTGTTATATGCTAAATAA
- the fliJ gene encoding flagellar export protein FliJ, whose protein sequence is MPFRLEKILTLRKKEEESIKEELNRIRLLIREVEDEIDKVKKSKNDVESQLRTGTQTGAQLGFLLYLLRMYNDYILTLKKKLENLRLEEEEILRKFLEKRTERKSFEKLKERYIEKQSFENDRKERATIDEVALQKYFRNIDNTRG, encoded by the coding sequence ATGCCTTTTCGACTCGAAAAAATTTTAACGTTAAGAAAAAAAGAGGAAGAAAGTATAAAGGAAGAATTAAATAGGATAAGGTTATTGATAAGAGAAGTTGAAGATGAAATTGATAAGGTTAAAAAATCCAAAAACGATGTAGAAAGTCAGTTGCGTACTGGTACGCAAACCGGTGCGCAGCTTGGTTTTTTACTATACTTATTAAGGATGTACAATGATTACATTCTTACTCTTAAAAAAAAGCTTGAAAATCTAAGACTTGAAGAAGAAGAGATACTTAGAAAGTTTTTAGAAAAGCGAACTGAAAGGAAAAGTTTTGAAAAGTTGAAAGAGCGCTATATCGAAAAGCAAAGCTTTGAAAACGATAGGAAAGAAAGAGCAACTATAGACGAAGTTGCGTTGCAAAAATACTTCAGAAATATCGATAATACAAGGGGGTAA
- a CDS encoding PAS domain-containing protein has translation MRYLYFLQQFFERLPAPAFIKDNRFRFIWINKELENVLQLPEGKLIGKLESEILGDEEINNIDRKVMRTRRNQIHEKVINGRYFSIHRMPIRLGDGSYGVAGVMFDMTEKVLEQSLYKLQSFVEKIIIEALSNSEGDPTKFAVELGMKFHAEYPEIAYALLKDNDYVVGKEDEKVLEKAKGLNELKSFTVEKKHYMVIPVENYKFIIHVPEEYTDISKAISSFLSSQALAAIRFLQTQKIYKEMVTSFESLSKLVSLWEKSTSLEEYLQSMLNELVKLVPEAQKASIWMLDGDIYKCVAVYNYDDEIKNTVFRADEDNYGPAIGENKVVELDEAYKLNLESPQRDLWIKAGVTEPNFIPLVGSVKIGDKRLVIISLDNFEGKRFSEASKKLLQVFVEILSAFLRK, from the coding sequence GTGAGATATCTATACTTTTTACAACAATTCTTTGAAAGGCTCCCGGCACCGGCTTTTATCAAAGATAATAGATTTAGATTTATCTGGATAAATAAAGAGCTAGAAAACGTACTCCAATTACCTGAAGGAAAACTAATTGGCAAGCTCGAATCAGAAATACTGGGAGATGAAGAGATAAACAATATTGATAGAAAAGTTATGAGAACAAGAAGGAATCAGATTCATGAAAAAGTTATAAACGGAAGGTATTTTAGTATCCATAGGATGCCGATTAGGCTTGGTGATGGTTCTTATGGTGTCGCAGGAGTAATGTTTGATATGACCGAAAAGGTTTTAGAGCAATCACTTTATAAGCTTCAATCGTTTGTTGAAAAGATAATCATTGAAGCTTTAAGTAATTCCGAAGGTGATCCAACAAAATTTGCAGTCGAACTCGGGATGAAGTTCCACGCAGAATATCCGGAAATAGCTTATGCTTTACTTAAAGATAATGATTATGTTGTTGGTAAGGAGGATGAAAAAGTTTTAGAAAAAGCAAAAGGGTTAAACGAATTAAAGAGTTTTACTGTCGAGAAAAAGCATTACATGGTGATACCTGTGGAAAATTATAAATTTATCATTCACGTTCCGGAAGAATACACTGACATATCAAAAGCGATATCTTCTTTTTTGTCTTCTCAGGCTCTTGCGGCTATTAGATTTTTGCAAACACAGAAAATCTACAAAGAAATGGTAACAAGCTTTGAAAGTCTGTCAAAACTTGTATCTCTTTGGGAAAAATCAACATCTTTGGAAGAGTATCTCCAATCAATGCTTAATGAACTTGTGAAATTAGTACCCGAAGCACAAAAAGCCTCCATTTGGATGCTTGATGGTGATATATACAAATGTGTGGCTGTTTATAACTACGATGATGAAATAAAAAACACAGTCTTTAGAGCGGACGAAGACAATTATGGACCTGCGATTGGAGAAAACAAAGTTGTTGAACTTGATGAAGCTTACAAGCTTAATCTAGAGAGTCCGCAAAGGGATTTGTGGATTAAGGCGGGAGTTACGGAACCAAACTTTATACCTCTTGTCGGGAGTGTAAAAATAGGTGATAAGAGACTTGTGATTATTTCTTTGGACAACTTTGAAGGGAAAAGATTTTCAGAAGCAAGCAAAAAGTTGCTCCAAGTTTTTGTTGAGATTCTCTCAGCGTTTTTGAGAAAGTAA